tgaatgaatttgatgttctggcagagagtgatgagagtgatgagagtgattctgatatttctgagaataatgagatggatgatgatgagcaagaagataatgaaataaatgaaatgatggatgcggtgaaagatcacttgaatgaacgacctcacatactcgagcaggtattaaaggctgctgagacgcctttgtaccctgggtgtacaaaattcaaattgttagaatgtgtggcatcactttccaacttgaaagcggagagtggttggaccgaagaaagtttcacgaaattattgaaacgactaggtctttggtttcccgatggcaatgacattcccacctctgcctattatgccaacaaattgacgaatcccttaggcttagaggccgtcaagatagatgcttgcccaaatgattgtattctttacagaaaagagtatgaaaatttggataagtgtcCAACGTGTTCTATGTCGCGTTACAAGCGTAAAGGGGCCAATTCAGCTAAGAGGGGACCGCCCGCCAAGGTATTGTGGTATCTTCCGatcatacctaggtttgagcgcttgttctccgtaaagaagaatgctaagtatctgaggtggcatgcggaagggaggaagaaagatgaattccttagacatccggctgattctcctcaatggagaactattgataagaagtatcctgaatttggcaaggaggttagaaatctgagacttgctctatgtacagatgggatgaatccatacggctctctgagtagtcagcatagcacttggccggttcttcttgcaATTTACAATCTTCCTCCATGGTTGTGTATGAAACGCAAGTATATCATGTTGTCACTCCTCATCTCAGGGCCTAAGCAGCCAGGACATGATATAGATGTGTATCTCgctccactcatagatgatttgaaattgttgtggaatgaaggtgttccaatgttcgatgctcacaccaactcaaactttacattgcgggcaatggttttctgtaccataaatgattttccggcctatggaaacttgtctgggtacaaaaccaaaggagaacaagcatgccctatatgtgaagaggacatgaagcccacacggttggatcatttcaagaaaaatatctacccagatttcaggaagcaccttagtcgatatcatccttatcgtaagaagaagaaggaattcaatgggttcaccgaggaaGGAGTAGCTCGTACACCTTTGATAGGATCACAAGTTTATGAACGTAtcaaaaatgttgaaaccaaatacggtaagtgcttcaagtccaagtctaaaaagggtgttttatggaagaaagtgtctccattatgggatcttccctactggaaagatttgtcggttaggcattgtctcgatgtaatgcacattgagaaaaatgtgtgcgatgctatcatcgggactttgctaaacataccaggaaagaccaaggacaatgagaatgtgcggaaagatatgaaaaagaagaatattcgaccagatttgtggcctgttaaaaaaaaggatggtacaaagacctttctgcctccagcgtgttacacaatgtcgagaaaggagaagaagaagttttgtgagtgcttacatggcattaaggttccctcgggatattcgtcgaatgttaagcgcctagtgtctctctcggaccttaggttgattggtatgaagtctcatgattgtcatgcactgattaatgtatttttgccaattgcacttcgtgggatattgccgaaacacgtgagacatgttataacaaaactttgtttgtttttcaattccatatgtgctaaggtgattgatccggagactttggatgctttgcacaatgatgttgttgaaactctatgtcgatttgaaatgtattttccgccttctttctttgatataatggtgcatttgattgtccatttagttcgcgaagtcaagttatgtggtccggtgttcttaagatggatgtatccttttgagagattttttaagactttaaaggacaaagcaaggaatccggctaatccagagggtagtatcattcggggagtccttAAAGAAGAGATTTCTGGATATCTAGCTGAGTTTTTGTCAAGCCTTGAACCAATAGGACTTCCAAAATCTCGACATGTTGGTAGGCTCGCAGGGGAGGgagtaattggtaaaaatgtgatatctcctccatcggagaggaagaagaaggcacatctttgtgtgttgcagcatcttacagaggttcatccttatttagaaaagcatctgcttgaattgcaacattgtaatcctaagttgaaggaaagagcgttgatgcgggaacataatcgcacatttattgaatggtttaagaaggaagttggaaagaaacaagaccatgatgtttctgatacgatcaagtggttatctcgaggtcctcgactatgtgttcgatcttttgaaggatatgatatcaatgggttcacattctacactagaagGCAAGATGAAAAGAGTGTAGTGCAAAATAGTGGAGTAAAGGTTGTTGCATCATCTAGGGTCTATGCAAGCGCTAAGGATAAAAGGCCGGTTGATTcaacacaatcatattatggtgttatcgaagaaatatgggagcttgattatacctattttgtgatccctgtttttcggtgtcagtgggctaacaaccaaaatgGTGTGAAGCGAGATGAAATTTTCCCGGGTTTAACCTTGGTGAATTTTGATCGACTAAGTGACAGTgacgagccattcattctagcatcacTAGCTAAGCAAGTTTTTTATGTGGTTGACAATATTGATCCTAGATGGCGTGTTGTTGCCCAAGGAAAAAGACATATTttgggtattgatgatgttgtagATGAAGATGAGTATGATGAGTATGATGACACACCTCCGTTACCAATGGTTGTTCAACCATTGCCAGAAGAGGAGgatgcaaataatactaatcatatgcgTACAGATCATACGGAAGGAATATGGGTTACGAATCGTAATTGAAACATACATGTGTAAGTTCGGGCTTCACTTCTGATGCATTGTTGAAGTTTTTGACTTTGTTCTTTCTATTCATATCTGAAAGCCTGTGCGCCTTGGAATTTTTGTTATCTTGACTACTTAAATTTGAATAGTGAAGGATACTTGTGGATattaattcatattttttttctaaaaattcaaccccaatCAATTGCCACTTGTATTGTGAAGAGGAATTGCAGTGATAGTCTCCTACTTTATCCCTCCTATTTAAGTTACTGAGAGTCTGATACTTCTAATAACTTGACTAACTTTATCTGGTTTTTTCACACAGGTGTAAACTTGGTGAATGTCGTATCCTCTTATGTGAGCCAGGTTCCAAGCACAGGTTGCAGAAATTGCAGTTGAATTTTCCTAGGTTAGTTTTCAGTACATTTTGTCTAATAATATCAATTACCTGTTCTTGTTTGCATGGCTTTGTGATTGGTAACTTAGTTTCTGATGTTTGCTTTCTGGTGGTTGATGATGGATAAGTACATAAAAACCGTTTTGAAGATGACTTTGTTTACAATTTGATACTTTGCTTACAGTATGGTGTAAtttacatgtttgaaggtgaagATTTGAACTCCAGAATCATCAAATTAGACCAGGAATCAAATTTGACATATATTGCATTTTATCAATCCACGAGAACTGCAAGTAGCACAAGGAATATgcactgatcagaactgtgcagttatgtgcactgatctgcacaactcagatcagaactgtgcagatcagtgcacagaactggtcagttatgatcagttctgtgcactgatctgcacagctcagatcagaactgtgcagatcagtgcacagaactggtcagttctgatcagttctgtgcactgatctgcacagctcagttcagaactgtgcagatcagtgcacagaactggtcagttctgatcagttctgtgcattgatctgcacagttcagatcagaactgtgcagatcagtgcacagaactggtcagttctgatcagttctatgcattgatctgcacagttctgatctgagctgtgcagatcagtgcgtagaactggtgagttatgattttttttttgggttgtttttttaggtgaggtttgatttgggattgttttgcatgttaggtgtaataccataaggccattattttaggtatagctttgtaaatggccaattgtagcattttgcccagaactgtgcagttatgtgcactgatctgcacagctcagatcagaactgtgcagatcagtgcacagaactggtcagttctgatcagttctgtgcactgatctgcacagctcagatcagaactgtgcagatcagtgcacagaactggtcagttctgatcagttctgtgcattgatctgcacagctcagatcagaactgtgcagatcagtgcacaaaactggtcaggttctgatcagttctgtgcactgatctgcacagctcagatcagaactgtgcagatcagtgcacagaactggtcagttctgatcagttctgtgcattgatctcgtagaactggtgagttatgattttttttgggttgtttttttaggtgaggtttgatttgggattgttttgcatgttaggtgtaataccataaggccattattttaggtatagctttgtaaatggccaattgtagcattttgctctcttttctaagtattgctCCCTTTACTAAGTATTGCTCTCTTTTCTTTGTTGCAGGACCGTAGCTACCATGGATGATCATCGTGATAATGAAATACAGGGAATTGATGGAGCTAGTCATCCTACGGGGGAATCACAAGGTACCAACACTAGTAAAAAGACCAAATTCCGTGGTCCGTCAAAAGGAGTTCAAGCCAAAAAGCCTATGCATCTTCAGTATAATCAATATGGAATCCCCGATGGAGAATGGTCAGGAGAATACGGGAAGCAAGTTGGGTCTTGTGCTGCTAGAATTAACATTAATGTGAAAGAATATTCAACGTTAGATGAACACACAAAGAAGGGGTTTTGGGAGGAGACCAAGGTAAACATTGAATAAAAACTTGATTTGTATTCTCCTAGATTATCTATTTGTGTAGCATACGTTTCTAACAATCTCTTATCCATAAAATTAACAGCTTCTGTTCCACATTATTGATGATCCGgctaaaaggagagaaaaatattttcatatgTGTGTGGCGAAACGCTTTGGAGCTTTCAAGTCCAGGTTAACGCGGCGTTGGATaactaagaaagaaaaaatgccGAAACATCAGACAAATGACATGCCTTGGGACATCTACCATCAAAtcacagaggatgattggaaaACATTTGTGATAGAACGAAACAAGCCGGAGATGTTGGTAATAATGAATTTACTTTGctagatatttttttatataattatatgattagtttgttGTTGCCATCTTTAAATGTTCGACATGTTCTTTATGTGTTTTTTGACAGGTTCGTAGAGAAAAAGCAAGTAAAAGTGCATTACAAAACAAGCACCCACATCGCACAGGCCAAAAGGGTTATGTTAGAAAGAGACCAGAGTGGATAAATGATGGGCGACTACCGCCAGAGGCAGCTTTAACCCTCTCAAGTGGCTCCTCCTCAGTGACCTCATCACTCACCACAGCGCCAGATAGATTTAAGAAGTTTAGATCAGTAGAGTGGATCTTGGCTCATCAAGTTAAAAACAAAGAGGGAAAGTGGGAAGTTGACCCGAATGATAAAGAAGCCGTAAATATTGCTAAGATGGCTGTAAGTGCATATGAAATTTTACGTTCTATATCcttttctttcctaattcctagtTCTATTGCTAAGATTGCTTCTCCTTTCCATCATGTATACCATctaatttttactttcctaattcttATAGTTGGAGTACATAGAAGAAgagggaaaaggaaatatttcatTCACCCAGGGAGAAGATGCCCTCACCAAGGCTATGGGAAAAAAGGATCACCGTGGGCGTGTCAAGGCAACAGGTGGAGTTAATGTCGGTTACAAAGTTGCTTTCGGTCCAATAGACCGAAGTAGTAGATGTGGCCATATTGAACCATCACCGGAGGCTATCGAATCAATCAGAGCTTCGGTGAGAAGGGAGTTTGAAGATCAATTAGAGAGAAAGGTGGCGGAGGCCCTCCAAAACCAACTAGCCACATTGAAAGCAACCGGTCAACTACACACCCTCTCTACCCCCGCACTTGATTCTGCTCTTGTAAGTGATGAGTTTGATGTTAACCGTGCACTCGTAACCTGTTGTCCGAGTTCATCGCAGCAACCACGCGAGCTGAAGGTATATATTCTCTATAGTGCATACACTCAAAACACCCCTAGCTAGGTTTTTAATATTGTACTTTGTAGTGATTTctgaaattttgtaaatttatttgTGAAGGCCATAACTCCATGTCGTCTTGCCCTTGAGGATAAAGTTTTGGGTAACAAAGTGATAGTGGCATATGGTATGGCGTACCCATTGGATGGTTCGTTGCACCAACACTTTAGATCGATGAAGCCTAGTCATTATAAGGTCCAAGTTGATTGTATTTACGACGGACATGATGATGACACTCTTCCGGTACCTACTGGAGATGGATTCAATAACTTAGGCAGGGCTCTTGCTAGTTTTGTGCAATGGCCAATTCACTTGGTGATTTTCGAAGAAGACGAGGTataacttttttattattaattgtcaTTCATTGCGTTATGCATCTGTTTAGAATTAGATTCAGAGCCTTGAACTCCTTTGGTTTCTACCTCTGTTTAGGAGTACTCTACTCCACGCCCAACAAAGAAGTCCAGGAGTcagatttttgaagaggtggttGGTAGCTCCAAAGGGaagaaaaacgaattaattgtcAAAGAGAAGACAACAGAATTAGTTGTCAAAGATAAGACAACAGAATTAATTGTCAAAGAGAAGGCAACACTTGATTTAGGGTCCAAAGAGAAGACAACACTGAAGTTAACGGCCAAGGTAAACCATATGCTTCCCACTCCCCTGTGCTTCAACACTGAAATCAAAACTGAACTTTTCATGCTAGCTTAACATTATTGTTACAGGGAAATTCATGCTCAAATAAGTTGGAGTCGAAATCGAAGTCGAAGAACTCTAAGACGGCCAAAGAGATGGTaggtagttgtgatcgtaaaACTGAAGAATCAGCCGCCAAAAGTAAGAAGCAAAATTTGGCAGACGAcacaattcaaggtcttggcccATCATGCAATTATTTGAAGTTTATCATCAATACGGCGCCCGGTGATGTATATaaaaatacttcaatcccattgCCCGCTTCGGTTTGGCATTATGACGAAGATCGACAAACTTATGTAAATGAGGTTGACGTTGAAGAGTTCCTTAGAGGGGCGTGCCTCAACATTTCAGTGATCCAAGTCTATATGATGTAAACTTTTCCAtcgatatttttgtttttggttttgtcaactataatagtttttgaaatttttgcattATACATTTACTTTGTAGGTGTTTATTCCACGAACACACCTTTGCATTTGACAACTCTCAGATTGGGTTTGTTTGTCCCGAGGCAATGTCAAGCTCTAGAATCAAGGCCAACCCTCAGGCTGCATCAATGTATTTGAAAGTAGTTTTCAatgctgaaattgaaaaggagaagaagGGTGATCCTAACATTACCAAGTGGTTTTTGATCCCATACCATCAAGAGTAAGTGTTAGAGATTGATCGATATTTGGTAAATAGCTATGTTATTGTTATTTTCATGCATAAGGTTGCAATAACATTTATATATAATGCAGAaatcattggattttgtacgtGTTAGACCTACGTAGAGGTTGTGCGTATATTTTCGACTCTGCGATAGGTTCCAACCGAGAAAATAGTGCATGGGGAATCTTGTGTTTGTAAGTTACTTTCAattctttttaagttatttcttttcgtgccgaatcagattcatgaagttttactcaacttccagggcataccaagtgtacaagtttAATGATGGGATTTGTCCGAATAGAGCGACTATGCAGGGGTTGAAAGGCTTCCATGTAAAGGTATATCATGCTTACTAATtagctttacttttttttttgggtaactacttggatatataatttatgatttatctccaaatcagtgtgctcaacaagtcggcgcccacgagtgtggctattacgttatgaagttcatgcatGAAATAGTCACGTTACACCATAACACTGATGAGCGGTTAGACAATGTTCGTTCTTTTACCATATGTTAGTTGAACTACTAATACTAGTACTTTTACgtagtagaattcttaatttacaagtagcattacttatcatgttacttatttcaggcttacactccaagaaatgcgccttataccgatgaggaaatagatgtggttcgtgagcaatgggctaagttttttacaaccgagtatttatttacttaggttgtttagacacaaagatggaagcgtttatatcttcatggatttggtaaagttctttaatttttccataattacaagtctgctggatttgctaatttattgctttgaatactaATCTGCTGGTCTTGCTGCTGTTGCATGTGAATTCTGATCTGGTGGTCTTTAGAATTTCACTTCCATCTGTGTGTTTCTCCTCTGTTTGCttctgtttagagctaaaatgacatttccgctcccaactttgaactaaaaaacctaaggactcatttgattcttattacatgtctaatatgcatagttttaactttctaaaactcattcgaatctatttatgcacatttaaggctcattaggtcgttataggtcatgtttagagctaaaatgacatttccgctcccaactctgaactaaagaacctaaggactcatttgattcttattacatgtctaatatgcatagttaaaactttctaaaactcattcgaatctatttatgcacatttaaggctcattaggtcgttataggtcatgtttagagctaaaatgacatttccgctcccaactttgaactaaagaacctaaggactcatttgattcttattacatgtctaatatgcatagttaaaactttctaaaactcattcgaatctatttatgcacatttaaggctcattaggtcgttataggtcatgtttagagctaaaatgacatttccgctcccaactttgaactaaagaacctaaggactcatttgattcttattacatgtctaatatgcatagttaaaactttctaaaactcattcgaatctatttatgcacatttaaggctcattaggtcgttataggtcatgtttagagctaaaatgacatttccgctcccaactttgaactaaaaaacctaaggactcatttgattcttattacatgattaatatgcatagttttaactttctaagactcattcgaatctatttatgcacatttaaggctcattaggtcgttataggtcatgtttagagttaaaatgacatttccgctcccaactttgaactaaagaacctaaggactcatttgattcttattacatgtctaatatgcatagtttt
This sequence is a window from Spinacia oleracea cultivar Varoflay chromosome 1, BTI_SOV_V1, whole genome shotgun sequence. Protein-coding genes within it:
- the LOC130467717 gene encoding uncharacterized protein, whose translation is MKPSHYKVQVDCIYDGHDDDTLPVPTGDGFNNLGRALASFVQWPIHLVIFEEDEEYSTPRPTKKSRSQIFEEVVGSSKGKKNELIVKEKTTELVVKDKTTELIVKEKATLDLGSKEKTTLKLTAKGNSCSNKLESKSKSKNSKTAKEMVGSCDRKTEESAAKSKKQNLADDTIQGLGPSCNYLKFIINTAPGDVYKNTSIPLPASVWHYDEDRQTYVNEVDVEEFLRGACLNISVIQVYMMCLFHEHTFAFDNSQIGFVCPEAMSSSRIKANPQAASMYLKVVFNAEIEKEKKGDPNITKWFLIPYHQENHWILYVLDLRRGCAYIFDSAIGSNRENSAWGILCLAYQVYKFNDGICPNRATMQGLKGFHVKCAQQVGAHECGYYVMKFMHEIVTLHHNTDERLDNAYTPRNAPYTDEEIDVVREQWAKFFTTEYLFT